A stretch of the Vibrio aphrogenes genome encodes the following:
- the potB gene encoding spermidine/putrescine ABC transporter permease PotB → MKKLNLQNSIVLLIVSWLMLFVFIPNVMIIITSFLTRDEANLIDMTFTLSNYARLVDPLYAKVMLHSLYMAIVATGLCLIIGYPFAYIVAKMPEKVRPFMLFMVIVPFWTNSLIRTYGLKIVLGTQGILNKSLMAIGLIEHPIRIMYTETAVMIGLVYILLPFMILPLYSAIEKLDRTYIEAARDLGANKIQTLLRVVLPLTMPGIIGGCLLVLLPALGMFYVSDLLGGAKNLLIGNVIKSQVLNARDWPFGAATSIALTMVMALMLYAYYRAGKLLNKKVELD, encoded by the coding sequence ATGAAGAAATTAAATCTTCAAAATAGCATTGTACTCTTGATTGTTTCTTGGCTGATGCTATTTGTTTTTATCCCAAATGTCATGATCATCATCACGAGCTTTTTAACTCGTGATGAAGCCAATTTGATTGATATGACATTCACGTTAAGCAATTACGCCCGATTGGTAGATCCACTGTATGCCAAGGTTATGCTGCATTCTCTTTATATGGCGATTGTAGCGACAGGCCTATGTTTAATCATTGGTTATCCCTTTGCTTATATTGTGGCAAAAATGCCTGAAAAAGTGCGCCCTTTCATGCTCTTTATGGTGATAGTGCCATTTTGGACGAACTCTTTGATTCGTACTTATGGATTAAAGATCGTGTTAGGCACGCAAGGTATTCTCAATAAAAGCTTAATGGCTATTGGGTTGATCGAGCACCCTATTCGCATTATGTACACTGAAACTGCCGTCATGATCGGCTTAGTGTATATTCTGCTGCCATTTATGATTTTGCCTTTGTATTCAGCCATTGAGAAGTTAGACCGCACCTACATTGAAGCTGCTCGTGACTTAGGGGCGAATAAAATTCAAACCTTATTACGTGTGGTTCTACCTTTAACCATGCCGGGCATCATTGGCGGTTGCTTGCTGGTTCTACTTCCTGCCCTTGGAATGTTCTATGTTTCCGACTTATTAGGCGGTGCTAAGAACTTGTTGATTGGTAATGTGATTAAGAGCCAAGTGTTAAATGCGCGTGATTGGCCATTTGGTGCGGCAACCAGTATTGCACTGACTATGGTGATGGCGTTAATGCTTTATGCCTATTATCGTGCGGGTAAACTACTGAATAAGAAGGTGGAATTGGACTAA
- the potC gene encoding spermidine/putrescine ABC transporter permease PotC, which translates to MNKSYGGNIAKSSFLSLVYLFLYLPIIVLIVNSFNASKFGIKWGGFTTKWYSELLNNDSLIQAAGHSITVAVFSATAATIIGSLTAVALFRYQFKGKGAVNGLLFIVMMSPDIVMAISLLALFLVIGFELGLITLLISHITFCLPFVVVTVYSRLKGFDVKMLEAAKDLGANEWIILKRIILPLAKPAVAAGWLLSFTLSLDDVIISSFVTGPSYEILPLKIYSMVKVGISPEVNALATVMLVVSLILVMISQALARDKVK; encoded by the coding sequence ATGAATAAGTCTTATGGTGGAAACATTGCCAAGTCTAGCTTTTTAAGTCTTGTGTATTTGTTTTTGTATTTACCAATCATTGTTTTAATTGTGAACTCATTTAATGCGAGTAAGTTCGGTATTAAATGGGGAGGCTTTACCACAAAATGGTACAGTGAATTACTCAATAACGACAGTTTAATCCAAGCGGCGGGTCACTCCATTACGGTGGCGGTTTTTTCTGCCACGGCTGCTACTATTATTGGTAGTTTGACCGCAGTTGCCCTCTTTCGCTATCAATTCAAAGGAAAAGGCGCGGTAAATGGCTTGTTATTTATAGTAATGATGTCTCCTGATATTGTTATGGCCATCTCATTACTTGCCCTCTTCTTAGTGATTGGGTTTGAACTAGGGTTAATCACTTTATTGATTTCACACATTACGTTTTGCTTACCTTTTGTGGTAGTGACGGTGTATAGTCGCTTAAAAGGGTTTGATGTCAAAATGCTCGAGGCCGCGAAAGATCTCGGCGCAAATGAGTGGATTATTTTAAAGCGTATCATTCTTCCTTTAGCCAAACCTGCTGTTGCGGCGGGCTGGCTATTGAGTTTCACATTATCACTTGATGATGTAATTATCAGCTCGTTTGTTACCGGGCCAAGTTATGAAATTTTGCCGCTTAAAATTTACTCAATGGTAAAAGTGGGGATTTCTCCAGAAGTGAATGCACTCGCCACGGTAATGTTGGTAGTGTCATTAATTCTAGTGATGATTTCTCAAGCCTTAGCTCGAGACAAAGTAAAGTAA
- the ttcA gene encoding tRNA 2-thiocytidine(32) synthetase TtcA gives MSSNPTTTTEQSEQAQNKAAQYNFNKLQKRIRRNTGQAIADFNMIEDGDRIMVCLSGGKDSFTMLDILMSLQKSAPVSFELIAVNLDQKQPGFPDHILPAYLESLGIQYKIVEEDTYSIVQDKIPEGKTTCSLCSRLRRGILYRTAKELGATKIALGHHRDDILETLFLNMFHGGKMKAMPPKLVSDNGEHVVIRPLAYCREKDIIKYAAIRDYPIIPCNLCGSQPNLQRQNIKQMLNEWDKRFPGRIETMFKAVQNVVPSHLADYELFDFKSINRESGVINGGDIGFDKEPMPQMETSTDAIEFDPSLQLDVTNL, from the coding sequence ATGAGCTCAAATCCGACTACGACTACGGAGCAATCTGAACAAGCACAGAACAAAGCTGCGCAGTATAACTTCAATAAATTACAAAAACGCATTCGTCGTAATACAGGTCAAGCGATCGCTGATTTTAATATGATTGAAGACGGTGACCGTATCATGGTGTGTTTATCTGGTGGTAAAGACAGCTTTACGATGCTGGATATTTTAATGAGTTTACAGAAGAGTGCTCCTGTCAGCTTTGAATTAATCGCCGTCAATTTAGATCAAAAACAACCAGGTTTTCCTGATCATATCCTACCCGCTTATTTAGAGTCTTTAGGCATTCAGTATAAGATAGTGGAAGAAGATACTTATTCTATCGTTCAAGATAAAATTCCTGAAGGTAAAACCACCTGTTCTTTATGTTCTCGTTTACGTCGTGGGATCTTATACCGCACGGCAAAAGAACTGGGTGCGACGAAAATTGCATTAGGTCACCACCGTGATGATATTTTGGAAACCCTATTCTTAAATATGTTCCATGGCGGGAAAATGAAAGCGATGCCACCTAAATTGGTGTCAGACAATGGTGAACATGTGGTGATTCGTCCATTAGCGTATTGCCGCGAAAAAGACATCATCAAATATGCCGCCATACGCGATTACCCTATCATTCCATGTAATTTATGCGGCTCTCAACCTAATTTACAACGCCAAAACATCAAGCAAATGCTGAATGAATGGGATAAACGTTTCCCTGGCCGTATAGAAACCATGTTTAAAGCTGTTCAAAATGTCGTGCCAAGTCATTTAGCTGATTATGAACTCTTTGATTTTAAATCAATTAATCGTGAGTCTGGTGTGATTAATGGTGGAGATATTGGATTTGATAAAGAGCCAATGCCTCAAATGGAAACATCCACAGATGCGATTGAGTTTGACCCAAGCTTACAATTGGATGTCACCAATCTATAA
- the potA gene encoding spermidine/putrescine ABC transporter ATP-binding protein PotA codes for MGEIQKLKVEPTHNSTVIQLTGISKSFDGKSIIDNLDLTVNHGEFLTILGPSGCGKTTVLRMIAGFESVDSGEILLADENVTDQAPEKRHVNTVFQSYALFPHMTVYENVAFGLRMQKVPEAEIVTRVDEALKMVRLETMAQRNPHQLSGGQQQRIAIARAVVNKPKVLLLDESLSALDYKLRKQMQLELKQLQRKLGITFIFVTHDQEEALSMSDRIIVMRDGVIEQDGSPREIYEEPKNLFVASFIGEINTFEAQVIKRNDDNTISANIDGVECSIYYKGPVTAGQHLNVLLRPEDIRIEEIKESEDIGIVGHVTERTYKGMTLDSVVALESGMRVMVSEFFNEDDPDVDHSIGQKVSITWVESWEVVLPKDVEVSPSLKQAE; via the coding sequence TTGGGGGAAATACAGAAATTGAAAGTTGAACCGACTCACAACTCAACCGTTATTCAACTTACCGGTATCAGTAAAAGTTTCGATGGGAAATCGATAATTGATAACCTGGATCTAACGGTAAATCACGGCGAATTCCTAACCATCTTAGGGCCTTCTGGCTGTGGTAAAACAACAGTATTAAGGATGATTGCTGGATTTGAATCAGTGGACTCTGGTGAAATTCTTCTTGCTGATGAGAATGTGACAGATCAAGCTCCAGAAAAAAGACATGTAAACACGGTTTTCCAAAGTTATGCGCTTTTTCCTCACATGACAGTGTACGAAAATGTGGCATTTGGTCTTAGAATGCAAAAAGTGCCTGAAGCTGAAATAGTAACACGTGTCGATGAAGCTTTGAAAATGGTTCGACTTGAAACCATGGCCCAACGAAATCCTCATCAATTATCCGGCGGTCAACAACAACGTATTGCGATTGCACGCGCTGTTGTCAACAAACCGAAAGTTCTTTTACTTGATGAATCCCTCTCTGCTTTAGATTACAAGCTTCGTAAACAAATGCAGTTGGAACTCAAACAGTTACAACGCAAACTCGGTATTACCTTCATTTTTGTTACTCACGATCAAGAAGAAGCCCTTTCAATGTCCGATCGTATTATCGTGATGCGCGATGGTGTGATTGAGCAAGATGGCTCCCCTCGTGAGATCTATGAAGAGCCTAAAAACCTATTTGTAGCTAGCTTTATCGGTGAAATTAACACCTTCGAAGCACAAGTCATTAAACGTAATGATGACAATACTATTTCTGCAAATATTGATGGCGTAGAATGCTCTATCTATTACAAAGGCCCTGTAACGGCTGGCCAACATCTTAACGTTCTTCTTCGCCCTGAAGATATTCGAATCGAAGAAATTAAAGAATCTGAAGATATTGGCATTGTCGGGCACGTAACAGAGCGGACCTATAAAGGGATGACTTTAGATTCTGTCGTGGCACTAGAATCTGGCATGCGTGTCATGGTCAGTGAGTTTTTCAATGAAGATGATCCTGATGTCGATCACTCCATTGGACAGAAAGTTTCAATAACTTGGGTAGAAAGCTGGGAAGTGGTTTTACCAAAAGATGTTGAAGTTAGCCCATCGCTAAAACAAGCTGAGTAA
- a CDS encoding DUF2189 domain-containing protein, which yields MSDNVEKEFNVGGKLETALSGQYELKASNIIKEAWHLTLKNFWSFSPTIVVLILLQVAIFIIALKMQLGDISVLFALFDGNASELQLQSVIQSVMVANFSYEIVSAPLYAGVCLMAMSHATGFKTRTNHLLKGFHFTIPVMLVTLMGLVLQGLSGLLLPFLSMYLSMAFSNSVFLVCEKRITPIKALFLSLRAINKKLLVVTPIYLLIVVMFVAAALFYGIGFIFVLPFFFHVKGIIYRDMFGIRMRVVNSAGNSSDDNNKNSQVFDA from the coding sequence ATGAGTGATAATGTAGAAAAAGAATTTAATGTTGGAGGCAAGCTTGAAACGGCATTGTCTGGACAGTATGAACTAAAAGCCAGCAATATCATAAAAGAAGCGTGGCACTTGACCTTGAAGAACTTTTGGTCTTTCTCGCCAACTATTGTGGTGCTCATCTTATTGCAAGTGGCTATTTTTATCATCGCACTCAAAATGCAATTAGGTGATATTAGTGTTTTGTTTGCTTTATTCGATGGCAATGCAAGTGAACTGCAGTTACAAAGTGTCATTCAATCAGTGATGGTCGCCAATTTTAGCTACGAAATCGTTAGTGCTCCACTTTATGCTGGTGTCTGTTTAATGGCGATGAGTCATGCCACAGGTTTTAAAACGCGCACCAATCATTTGTTGAAAGGCTTTCACTTTACTATTCCTGTCATGCTCGTCACGTTGATGGGATTGGTTTTACAAGGATTGTCTGGACTGTTATTGCCTTTCTTATCCATGTATTTATCCATGGCCTTCAGTAATTCGGTCTTCTTGGTTTGTGAAAAACGCATCACTCCCATAAAAGCATTATTCTTATCACTACGTGCCATCAACAAAAAATTGTTGGTGGTGACCCCAATCTATTTATTGATTGTCGTCATGTTTGTTGCTGCGGCGCTGTTTTACGGGATTGGTTTTATCTTCGTCCTGCCTTTCTTTTTCCATGTGAAAGGTATCATCTATCGTGATATGTTTGGCATCCGCATGCGAGTGGTGAATTCAGCAGGCAATTCATCGGATGATAACAATAAGAACTCACAGGTATTTGACGCATGA
- a CDS encoding glucosaminidase domain-containing protein: MKKKIIMTAIILAFWAVYYFQNHYDKSTQPSEDKAKVTQSKPSSPAAPDLNTKKQNFFNQLRPGMQQENKRVQAERKTLLALQQQFKSKGVIGSVSKKIQQLAQQYNVDIPAEGINQEWLDTMLNRVNVLPQALVLTQAANESAWGTSRFAKQGNNFFGQWCYVEGCGLVPLKRVEGATHEVAKFDSPQDSIHAYFMNVNRNDAYKALRDIRAQLAAKGQDLKSQETAIALTNGLLSYSERGQDYVDDLQAMIKHNSDYWTVK, encoded by the coding sequence ATGAAGAAAAAAATCATAATGACCGCTATCATTCTTGCATTTTGGGCCGTTTATTACTTCCAAAATCATTATGATAAAAGCACCCAACCGTCTGAAGACAAAGCCAAGGTGACGCAATCAAAGCCATCATCACCAGCTGCTCCGGATCTGAATACCAAAAAGCAAAACTTTTTTAATCAGTTACGCCCAGGTATGCAACAAGAAAACAAACGAGTCCAAGCCGAACGTAAAACCCTTTTAGCTCTGCAACAACAATTTAAGAGTAAAGGAGTCATTGGTTCAGTATCGAAAAAAATTCAGCAGCTTGCGCAACAATACAATGTTGATATTCCTGCCGAAGGGATTAATCAAGAGTGGCTGGATACCATGCTTAACCGCGTTAATGTGCTTCCTCAAGCGCTAGTCTTAACTCAAGCTGCCAATGAATCAGCTTGGGGTACATCGAGATTTGCCAAACAAGGTAATAACTTTTTCGGGCAATGGTGTTACGTAGAAGGCTGCGGTCTTGTTCCTTTAAAAAGGGTCGAAGGGGCAACTCATGAAGTGGCAAAATTTGATTCACCCCAAGATTCCATCCATGCCTATTTCATGAATGTTAACCGTAATGATGCTTATAAAGCCTTAAGAGATATTCGTGCGCAATTAGCCGCTAAAGGGCAAGATTTAAAATCACAAGAAACGGCAATTGCCTTGACCAATGGTTTATTAAGTTATTCGGAAAGGGGCCAAGATTATGTTGATGACCTACAAGCTATGATTAAACATAACAGTGATTATTGGACGGTAAAATGA
- a CDS encoding extracellular solute-binding protein codes for MKTWSKLLVGAAIAASFTTGLAHAEDKELYFYNWSEYIPSDVLQDFTKETGIKVIYSTYESNEAMYAKLKTQGQGYDLVVPSTYFVSKMRKEGMLMKLDKSKLSHFADLDPNYLNKPFDPGNDYSIPYIWGATGIGINTDMLDKSTITKWDDLWDPKWVGQLMMMDDPRELFQIALTKLGYSGNTTDPKQIKAAYEELKKLMPNVLVFNSDFPANPYLAGETSLGMLWNGSAYMARQEGAPIHIIWPEKGTIFWMDSLAIPSGAKNTEAAYKMIDFLLRPENAAKIAMTIGYPTPVKTAYPLLPKDFANDDNVFPPQKVLDSGEWQDDVGDANVLYEEYFQKLKVDMN; via the coding sequence ATGAAGACATGGTCTAAGCTTCTTGTCGGTGCAGCCATTGCAGCGTCATTTACGACAGGTCTAGCTCACGCTGAAGATAAAGAGCTTTATTTTTATAACTGGTCTGAATATATCCCAAGTGATGTTTTACAAGACTTTACCAAAGAAACTGGCATTAAAGTTATCTATTCAACCTATGAATCTAACGAAGCCATGTACGCAAAGTTAAAAACACAAGGCCAAGGCTATGACTTAGTCGTCCCTTCTACTTACTTTGTATCTAAAATGCGTAAAGAAGGCATGTTGATGAAATTGGATAAATCCAAACTTTCACATTTTGCTGACTTGGACCCTAATTATTTGAATAAACCTTTTGATCCAGGTAATGATTATTCCATTCCTTATATTTGGGGGGCGACAGGTATTGGTATCAACACGGATATGTTGGACAAGTCGACCATAACCAAATGGGATGATTTATGGGATCCTAAATGGGTCGGCCAATTGATGATGATGGATGATCCACGTGAGTTATTCCAAATTGCTTTAACTAAATTGGGTTATTCAGGTAATACGACTGATCCAAAACAAATTAAAGCGGCCTACGAAGAATTGAAAAAACTCATGCCCAATGTATTAGTCTTCAATTCAGACTTCCCTGCTAACCCATATTTAGCAGGTGAAACCTCATTAGGTATGCTTTGGAATGGTTCCGCTTACATGGCGCGTCAAGAAGGGGCTCCTATTCATATCATTTGGCCGGAGAAAGGTACTATTTTCTGGATGGACAGCCTTGCTATTCCTTCTGGAGCAAAAAATACAGAAGCGGCGTATAAGATGATTGATTTCTTATTACGCCCTGAAAATGCCGCTAAAATTGCGATGACCATTGGTTACCCAACTCCAGTGAAAACCGCGTATCCGTTATTGCCAAAAGATTTTGCTAATGACGATAACGTCTTCCCTCCTCAAAAAGTATTAGACTCTGGTGAATGGCAAGATGATGTGGGTGATGCTAACGTTCTTTATGAAGAGTACTTCCAAAAGTTAAAAGTCGACATGAACTAA
- the uspE gene encoding universal stress protein UspE: MDSYKSILVVADVNNVEQSALARAFQIVRNLPNPTPITFFLSIYDFSYDMTSMLSSEERDAMRRGVIQQREEWMREVAEPYLTEGVQFDVKVVWHHRPYEAIISEVFSGGHGLLLKATRKHDVLESVFFTPTDWHLLRKCPCPVLLVKNQDWPINGNIIASVHVGSENTTHTALNDSMVEQGLKFSKSLNAELYLVNAYPVTPANITVELPEFDPTSYTDAVRGFHLTAMKALRQKYSIDEEHTYVDEGLPEDVIPKTAKELDAGLVILGTSGRTGLSAVFIGNTAENVIDKLNCDVLALKPEGYISPLAPN; the protein is encoded by the coding sequence ATGGACTCATACAAAAGTATTTTAGTGGTTGCTGATGTCAATAATGTGGAGCAATCGGCGCTAGCGCGTGCCTTCCAAATTGTACGAAATCTTCCCAACCCAACCCCCATCACTTTTTTTCTTTCCATCTATGATTTTTCTTATGATATGACCTCCATGCTTTCTTCTGAAGAAAGAGATGCTATGCGTCGTGGGGTTATTCAACAGCGTGAAGAGTGGATGCGTGAAGTGGCTGAACCTTACTTAACAGAAGGTGTTCAATTTGATGTGAAAGTGGTTTGGCATCATCGTCCTTATGAAGCGATCATCTCGGAAGTTTTCTCCGGTGGCCATGGGTTACTATTAAAAGCCACGCGTAAGCATGATGTTTTAGAATCTGTCTTTTTCACCCCAACCGATTGGCACTTATTACGAAAATGCCCATGCCCGGTTCTATTAGTTAAAAACCAAGATTGGCCAATTAACGGTAATATAATTGCGTCGGTGCATGTTGGTTCTGAAAATACCACTCACACAGCACTTAATGACTCTATGGTAGAGCAAGGCTTGAAATTCTCTAAATCCCTCAATGCAGAATTGTATTTAGTGAATGCCTATCCTGTCACACCTGCGAATATTACAGTAGAACTTCCCGAGTTTGACCCGACCTCTTATACCGATGCTGTCAGAGGGTTTCATTTAACGGCGATGAAAGCCTTACGTCAAAAATACAGTATTGATGAAGAGCACACTTATGTCGATGAAGGACTACCGGAAGATGTTATCCCTAAAACCGCAAAAGAACTGGATGCTGGGCTAGTGATTTTAGGCACCAGTGGACGCACAGGTCTTTCGGCTGTCTTTATTGGTAATACGGCTGAAAACGTTATCGATAAGCTTAATTGTGATGTACTGGCGTTAAAACCAGAAGGTTATATTAGCCCGTTAGCGCCTAATTAA
- a CDS encoding DUF2987 domain-containing protein: protein MKRSSLIYLGLSVIIGLMLIKPALAQQYRFNYSKLYTQMKNNLEEGHPDVKVAFFFQEHQSSTICRIDKAWMEKDKHYEALAIPPSQELIVPLDDNLRQVGPLVYVDAEQGKVCDFSMVVMTKAPLSKQVSYQQIEHLMPQMSKMLDDLGGMFSSWFSPKVIGLTLEFQDLEQGLLTTSKHQQIEIVAGKARVNLANLEPDELVYLPQPTFRVLPLLDK, encoded by the coding sequence ATCAAACGTTCTTCATTGATCTATTTAGGGCTCAGCGTCATTATTGGCCTTATGTTGATTAAGCCAGCATTGGCACAACAATATCGCTTTAACTATTCAAAGCTCTATACGCAGATGAAGAATAATCTTGAAGAAGGGCACCCTGACGTCAAAGTGGCCTTTTTCTTTCAAGAACATCAAAGTTCAACCATTTGCAGAATTGATAAAGCATGGATGGAAAAAGATAAACATTATGAAGCGTTAGCTATTCCGCCTTCACAAGAGCTGATTGTGCCACTTGATGATAACTTGCGCCAAGTGGGTCCATTGGTGTATGTCGATGCAGAACAAGGCAAAGTTTGTGATTTTTCGATGGTAGTGATGACAAAAGCGCCTTTATCGAAACAAGTGTCTTATCAACAAATCGAACATTTAATGCCACAAATGAGTAAGATGCTTGATGATCTTGGTGGCATGTTTTCAAGTTGGTTCTCACCTAAAGTGATAGGTCTAACACTTGAGTTTCAAGATCTCGAACAAGGTCTGCTCACAACAAGTAAGCATCAACAAATAGAGATTGTTGCTGGCAAAGCCCGCGTGAATTTAGCGAACCTAGAACCGGATGAGCTTGTGTATTTGCCTCAGCCAACTTTCCGAGTGTTACCTTTGCTGGACAAGTAA
- the cobB gene encoding Sir2 family NAD+-dependent deacetylase, producing the protein MYFPYQKIVVLTGAGISAESGIATFRAQDGLWENHSIEDVATPEGYAANPKRVQNFYNQRRKSLQHPTISPNPAHQALAELEAKLDGSLTLITQNIDNLHERAGSHNIIHMHGELLKIRCPESNQVFNCEHDVNVRDLCHCCQIPNPLRPHVVWFGEMPLQMAEIYAAIEEADLFISIGTSGVVYPAAGFVHDAKMHGAHTIEINLEPSAVESEFAEKRYGNASVEVPKLVAELLNLQE; encoded by the coding sequence ATGTATTTTCCATATCAAAAAATTGTTGTCCTTACCGGGGCGGGAATTTCAGCAGAATCCGGCATCGCTACCTTTCGAGCTCAAGATGGCTTATGGGAAAATCATAGTATTGAAGATGTTGCGACCCCTGAAGGCTATGCTGCCAATCCAAAACGGGTACAAAATTTTTATAATCAACGGCGTAAAAGTTTGCAACATCCGACCATTTCACCAAACCCTGCACATCAAGCATTGGCTGAATTAGAAGCCAAGCTTGATGGAAGTTTAACGTTAATTACTCAAAATATTGATAATTTGCATGAAAGGGCAGGAAGTCACAATATTATTCACATGCATGGAGAACTATTAAAAATCCGTTGCCCTGAATCTAATCAGGTCTTCAACTGCGAGCATGACGTGAACGTACGAGATCTTTGCCATTGTTGCCAAATTCCTAACCCACTAAGGCCTCATGTTGTTTGGTTTGGTGAGATGCCACTGCAAATGGCCGAAATCTATGCGGCGATTGAAGAAGCCGATTTATTTATTTCAATTGGAACATCAGGGGTGGTGTATCCTGCTGCTGGTTTTGTTCATGACGCCAAAATGCATGGCGCGCATACTATCGAAATTAATCTCGAACCGAGTGCTGTTGAAAGTGAATTTGCAGAAAAGCGTTATGGTAACGCCAGTGTTGAAGTTCCCAAATTGGTCGCCGAACTTCTGAATCTACAAGAGTGA